A region from the Macrobrachium rosenbergii isolate ZJJX-2024 chromosome 32, ASM4041242v1, whole genome shotgun sequence genome encodes:
- the LOC136855589 gene encoding uncharacterized protein yields the protein MADITSTLRRARVFPKFDLMKGYFQFPLRHEDISTVITPFGTYTFSYPTFSLQNSGVTFKRLLDSVLGDLPFCICYVSIFILSDNQEAHQDHSRSVLSLLQGNASVV from the coding sequence ATGGCAGATATCACCTCCACCCTGCGCAGAGCAAGAGTCTTCCCCAAGTTTGACCTCATGAAGGGATACTTCCAGTTTCCACTACGACACGAGGACATCTCTACAGTCATCACACCTTTTGGAACCTACACGTTCAGCTACCCAACGTTCAGCCTCCAGAACTCTGGTGTCACGTTCAAAAGACTGTTGGACAGTGTCCTTGGCGACCtccctttctgcatctgctacgtcagCATCTTCATTTTGTCTGATAATCAGGAAGCACATCAAGACCACAGTAGAAGTGTGCTGTCCTTACTCCAAGGTAATGCTTCAGTGGTGTGA